The following are from one region of the Sorghum bicolor cultivar BTx623 chromosome 2, Sorghum_bicolor_NCBIv3, whole genome shotgun sequence genome:
- the LOC8057930 gene encoding zinc finger protein JAGGED-like has translation MEGGFNKSGSPEAEGSRRAPAGAYYECSFCKRGFTNAQALGGHMNIHRKDRGSGGSKSTAPPQQDDAGGGSRTYGGGDVHLGLSLGRKEDVDLELRLGSYPYN, from the coding sequence ATGGAAGGTGGGTTCAACAAGAGCGGCTCACCGGAGGCGGAAGGCTCGAGGCGGGCGCCAGCGGGGGCCTACTACGAGTGCTCCTTCTGCAAGAGGGGGTTCACCAACGCGCAGGCGCTCGGCGGCCACATGAACATCCACCGCAAGGACCGCGGATCAGGCGGCAGTAAGtcgacggcgccgccgcagCAGGACGACGCTGGCGGCGGCTCGAGGACCTACGGCGGCGGGGACGTGCACCTGGGCCTGTCCCTGGGGAGGAAGGAggatgtggatttggagctcagGCTTGGCAGCTATCCTTATAACTAG